A single Cannabis sativa cultivar Pink pepper isolate KNU-18-1 chromosome 7, ASM2916894v1, whole genome shotgun sequence DNA region contains:
- the LOC115697071 gene encoding uncharacterized protein LOC115697071, translating into MEDQEDIPSGWPLGLEIMNVRLQVERSLSSSTAVEHYTNLHAPSTSFSSFSSSNLDTESTASFFQDHSVSLGRLIGIRPGERGRGRLYFPNSSGSEEHGRVSKRGSNDEISKGHELNLCPAICIPFLVCALVKSKNNKAKS; encoded by the exons ATGGAG GACCAGGAGGATATCCCCAGTGGCTGGCCACTTGGGCTAGAGATTATGAATGTGAGGCTCCAAGTGGAGAGAAGCTTATCATCATCTACTGCAGTGGAACACTACACTAATTTACATGCACCCTCAACTAGTTTCTCTTCATTTTCATCTTCCAATCTTGACACAGAG TCAACAGCTTCATTTTTCCAAGATCACAGTGTGTCACTAGGCCGGTTAATTGGGATTAGACCAGGTGAGAGAGGACGAGGACGGTTGTACTTTCCAAATTCAAGTGGCTCAGAAGAGCATGGTAGAGTATCAAAAAGGGGTTCAAATGATGAGATCTCAAAAGGGCATGAACTCAATTTATGTCCAGCCATTTGCATACCATTTTTGGTCTGTGCCTTAGTCAAAAGCAAGAACAACAAGGCAAAGAGTTAG